The Raphanus sativus cultivar WK10039 chromosome 2, ASM80110v3, whole genome shotgun sequence genome includes a region encoding these proteins:
- the LOC108840788 gene encoding uncharacterized protein LOC108840788 isoform X2 has product MEAEDDSGNKDLFDGYHPLSSTEAASGSHSPNTKRKVENSFGLFCVMRKRARGYISVDDDDDDDDMSSSEKGDDFFCSDSDTDMSDCSEFDVISQHVVQDTGLIDGENGVSSNDEPIPISSVPPDGGSSGVLLLDTCSFQQRVGCLSEYNNVRDDEFGLGISPVPLTKTLQGSGRQWSVCGSVAGVRNITLLGDSSGGACSALGGEQLDVNVSSFQGMDAGLSQTLYQEEEDEMSFSDVDAMIRRLNLIPDDSDSCLERNMSKHPRHTLLGLEHCSIPRGIISQGAIAVLHCRGLKHFIRKQEVIIGRSCDGMNVDIDLSKYGYGSNISRRQALVKLEKKGSFSLKNLGKRHILVDGEKLNTGQIASLTSCSSVQIRGEVFVFKINKEAVRQFLKNNIKRNSKDDTKFRWCE; this is encoded by the exons ATGGAAGCTGAAGATGAC TCCGGCAACAAGGACCTCTTC GATGGTTATCATCCTCTTTCATCCACTGAAGCTGCTTCTGGTAGTCATAGTCCCAATACCAAGAGGAAAGTCGAAAACTCTTTTGGTCTCTTCTGCGTTATGAGAAAGAGAGCTCGTGGGTACATCtctgttgatgatgatgatgatgacgacgacaTGTCTTCTTCGGAGAAAGGTGATGACTTTTTCTGCAGCGACAGTGACACAGACATGTCTGATTGTTCTGAGTTCGATGTTATATCACAACATGTTGTACAAGACACGGGTTTGATTGATGGCGAAAATGGAGTTAGCAGCAATGATGAACCAATACCGATCAGCAGTGTTCCTCCTGATGGTGGTTCAAGCGGCGTATTGCTGCTAGACACTTGTTCGTTTCAACAGAGGGTCGGATGTTTAAGCGAGTACAACAACGTTCGTGATGACGAGTTTGGTCTTGGTATCTCTCCAGTGCCTTTAACGAAAACCCTCCAAGGATCTGGTAGGCAGTGGTCAGTGTGTGGCTCTGTAGCTGGAGTCAGAAACATAACTCTATTGGGAGATAGTTCAGGAGGTGCGTGTAGTGCCTTGGGTGGTGAACAGTTAGATGTGAATGTAAGTAGCTTTCAAGGCATGGATGCAGGACtttctcaaactctataccaggaagaagaagatgagatgTCCTTTTCTGACGTTGATGCAATG ATACGCAGATTGAATCTGATCCCTGATGATTCAGATTCATGCTTAG AACGGAACATGTCTAAGCATCCAAGACATACATTACTTGGACTGGAACACTGCTCGATTCCGAGAGGAATTATATCTCAAGGGGCAATAGCAGTCCTGCATTGTCGTGGCTTAAAGCATTTTATCAGGAAACAAGAG GTAATTATTGGAAGGTCATGTGATGGCATGAATGTTGATATTGACTTGAGTAAATATGGTTATGGGAGCAATATATCTCGGCGTCAG GCATTGGTGAAGCTAGAGAAGAAGGGATCATTCTCTCTAAAGAACCTTGGAAAGCGACATATCCTTGTAGACGGGGAGAAGCTTAATACAGGACAGATTGCATCCCTCACATCATGTAGCTCAGTGCAGATTAGAGGAGAAGTCTTTGTGTTCAAGATTAACAAAGAAGCAGTGAGACAGTTCTTGAAGAACAACATAAAGAGAAACAGCAAGGACGACACCAAGTTCAGATGGTGCGAATAG
- the LOC108842118 gene encoding uncharacterized protein LOC108842118 isoform X1 → MHIVIFRKLSALETCVLRLDTETSGWDKSMHKLFKGVQDVTYTIDATRGLVYLSGRASPEIVLRIRKAKKHAKLIHMDYGHVIPPPYNPPNPFETVPITYNNYQNTWPPSPYPPMYQPTAPPSPMTQYMNYHQDPNIQQPHPMAFPYNYYPYYVPEVLHSPPPYIPTRDGVTGEQQCRIL, encoded by the exons ATGCACATtgttatttttagaaaattgtcAGCACTGGAG ACTTGCGTTCTAAGGCTGGATACTGAGACTAGTGGATGGGACAAATCTATGCATAAGCTTTTTAAGGGCGTTCAAG ATGTGACATACACAATCGATGCAACAAGAGGATTAGTTTATCTATCAGGAAGAGCCAGCCCTGAGATTGTTCTAAGGATTCGTAAAGCGAAGAAACACGCAAAGTTAATCCACATGGATTATGGTCACGTTATTCCTCCTCCCTACAACCCTCCTAATCCTTTCGAAACCGTACCTATCACATACAATAATTACCAAAATACATGGCCACCATCGCCGTATCCGCCGATGTACCAGCCAACGGCGCCGCCGTCTCCGATGACGCAGTATATGAACTACCATCAAGACCCCAATATCCAACAACCTCATCCTATGGCGTTTCCGTATAACTATTATCCGTACTACGTACCGGAGGTGCTTCACTCTCCACCTCCGTATATACCGACGCGAGACGGCGTCACCGGCGAGCAGCAGTGTCGTATCTTGTGA
- the LOC108840788 gene encoding uncharacterized protein LOC108840788 isoform X1: MEAEDDSGNKDLFDGYHPLSSTEAASGSHSPNTKRKVENSFGLFCVMRKRARGYISVDDDDDDDDMSSSEKGDDFFCSDSDTDMSDCSEFDVISQHVVQDTGLIDGENGVSSNDEPIPISSVPPDGGSSGVLLLDTCSFQQRVGCLSEYNNVRDDEFGLGISPVPLTKTLQGSGRQWSVCGSVAGVRNITLLGDSSGGACSALGGEQLDVNVSSFQGMDAGLSQTLYQEEEDEMSFSDVDAMIRRLNLIPDDSDSCLGMEERNMSKHPRHTLLGLEHCSIPRGIISQGAIAVLHCRGLKHFIRKQEVIIGRSCDGMNVDIDLSKYGYGSNISRRQALVKLEKKGSFSLKNLGKRHILVDGEKLNTGQIASLTSCSSVQIRGEVFVFKINKEAVRQFLKNNIKRNSKDDTKFRWCE, translated from the exons ATGGAAGCTGAAGATGAC TCCGGCAACAAGGACCTCTTC GATGGTTATCATCCTCTTTCATCCACTGAAGCTGCTTCTGGTAGTCATAGTCCCAATACCAAGAGGAAAGTCGAAAACTCTTTTGGTCTCTTCTGCGTTATGAGAAAGAGAGCTCGTGGGTACATCtctgttgatgatgatgatgatgacgacgacaTGTCTTCTTCGGAGAAAGGTGATGACTTTTTCTGCAGCGACAGTGACACAGACATGTCTGATTGTTCTGAGTTCGATGTTATATCACAACATGTTGTACAAGACACGGGTTTGATTGATGGCGAAAATGGAGTTAGCAGCAATGATGAACCAATACCGATCAGCAGTGTTCCTCCTGATGGTGGTTCAAGCGGCGTATTGCTGCTAGACACTTGTTCGTTTCAACAGAGGGTCGGATGTTTAAGCGAGTACAACAACGTTCGTGATGACGAGTTTGGTCTTGGTATCTCTCCAGTGCCTTTAACGAAAACCCTCCAAGGATCTGGTAGGCAGTGGTCAGTGTGTGGCTCTGTAGCTGGAGTCAGAAACATAACTCTATTGGGAGATAGTTCAGGAGGTGCGTGTAGTGCCTTGGGTGGTGAACAGTTAGATGTGAATGTAAGTAGCTTTCAAGGCATGGATGCAGGACtttctcaaactctataccaggaagaagaagatgagatgTCCTTTTCTGACGTTGATGCAATG ATACGCAGATTGAATCTGATCCCTGATGATTCAGATTCATGCTTAGGTATGGAAG AACGGAACATGTCTAAGCATCCAAGACATACATTACTTGGACTGGAACACTGCTCGATTCCGAGAGGAATTATATCTCAAGGGGCAATAGCAGTCCTGCATTGTCGTGGCTTAAAGCATTTTATCAGGAAACAAGAG GTAATTATTGGAAGGTCATGTGATGGCATGAATGTTGATATTGACTTGAGTAAATATGGTTATGGGAGCAATATATCTCGGCGTCAG GCATTGGTGAAGCTAGAGAAGAAGGGATCATTCTCTCTAAAGAACCTTGGAAAGCGACATATCCTTGTAGACGGGGAGAAGCTTAATACAGGACAGATTGCATCCCTCACATCATGTAGCTCAGTGCAGATTAGAGGAGAAGTCTTTGTGTTCAAGATTAACAAAGAAGCAGTGAGACAGTTCTTGAAGAACAACATAAAGAGAAACAGCAAGGACGACACCAAGTTCAGATGGTGCGAATAG
- the LOC108843398 gene encoding kinesin-like protein KIN-12F, with the protein MKSPAKIGENRFLGNISTSSIRNLLPRSIYAKHKSIQSQSFRSNDENAPPPRDSNIQQTDLQLQNKAPHKVFPSTLPEEQHSQILKSGPNAYSEDKETNSPSKFEGRSVLATRSSSMDNEITEEDDELGDQIRELKEELIRTKSDGYKPDGSKSGGYFARESLSQLRMSINKSLVLSCDDDNKEEEDCDDDVMELNKHVDKYCDDADDLRDSVQSSFASASCCEAESMSGDEICSEDVEIHKECAFPESVGNGISISLPHQTRVLEEPILSESPKLRNIRKSVAASSTKFQASAARPSVSNKKPLSPTDSLAASLQRGLQVIDSHQRSSLSNRSSVSFSFGHLSLKPCENLSASVKSFQEDRPKEGGGSSILLCLSCRQKLDQEAEGGCTDEKHLKSICAEQATKIEQLTCLVDQYKKNTVLESSKLTKSDDGGDETEVVKETYETNQLSEEFGKSRIDLGEKEALLKEIAELKSKLQPTKSTENLRSSLLLRSFQMRKSTDLTRNAENNSDGLEEERERWTEMESEWISLTDDLRTDIDSHRRHAEDLEMELRKEKTATEELNDALGRAMLGHSRFIEQYTELQEKYDELVERHQVTLAGIVDVKKAAAKAAVKGRDGKRFAKAFSAELTAIRAEKEKEREFLKKENKGLKIQLRDTAEAVQAAGELLIRLREAEQYVQSAEERFSLLEEENAKLKMQMEKLKDKHKTEMGTMKQYLAESKLPGSALQPWFKENEEEDETEHRTGLVKENEEYETERRTGGVVSYDDYADDQAWRAEFGAIYQDHQY; encoded by the exons ATGAAGTCCCCAGCGAAGATCGGAGAGAACCGTTTCCTAGGAAACATCTCGACTTCCTCAATCCGAAACCTACTCCCCAGATCCATCTACGCGAAGCATAAATCAATCCAAAGTCAGAGTTTCAGATCCAACGACGAGAACGCTCCTCCTCCTCGCGACTCAAACATACAACAGACCGATCTTCAACTCCAGAACAAAGCTCCTCACAAAGTGTTCCCCTCAACTCTCCCCGAAGAACAACATTCTCAG ATTCTCAAATCGGGGCCAAACGCTTACTCTGAAGACAAGGAGACTAACTCTCCTTCCAAG TTTGAAGGGAGGAGTGTACTAGCTACAAGATCTAGCTCCATGGATAATGAGATTACAGAGGAAGATGACGAGTTGGGTGACCAGATCCGTGAACTAAAG GAGGAACTAATCAGAACCAAGTCTGATGGGTACAAGCCTGATGGAAGCAAGAGTGGTGGTTACTTTGCTAGGGAGAGCTTGAGTCAGTTGAGGATGAGCATCAACAAGTCTTTAGTCTtgtcctgtgatgatgataacaaagaagaagaagactgtgaTGATGATGTGATGGAGTTGAATAAACATGTTGACAAGTACTGTGATGATGCTGATGACTTGAGGGATTCAGTGCAGTCCTCCTTTGCTAGTGCTTCCTGTTGTGAAGCTGAGTCAATGAGTGGAGATGAGATCTGTTCTGAAGATGTTGAGATACACAAAGAGTGTGCCTTTCCTGAATCTGTTGGAAACGGGATCTCAATCAGTTTACCTCACCAGACTCGTGTTCTCGAAGAGCCGATTTTGTCTGAATCTCCAAAGCTTAGGAACATTCGCAAGAGCGTGGCTGCGTCGTCAACAAAGTTTCAAGCAAGTGCTGCTAGACCTTCCGTGTCCAACAAGAAGCCATTGAGTCCAACGGATTCTCTAGCTGCGAGTCTCCAGAGAGGACTGCAGGTTATAGACTCTCACCAAAGGAGCTCTTTATCAAACAGATCTTCTGTTTCCTTCTCGTTTGGGCATCTGTCTCTGAAGCCTTGCGAGAATCTCAGTGCCTCCGTTAAATCATTTCAAGAAGATAGACCAAAAGAAGGTGGTGGTTCATCGATTCTCCTCTGCCTTTCTTGCAGGCAGAAACTTGACCAAGAAGCTGAG GGAGGATGCACGGACGAGAAGCATCTCAAGAGCATATGTGCCGAGCAGGCTACCAAAATTGAGCAGCTAACTTGTCTGGTAGACCAATACAAAAAGAACACTGTCCTAGAGTCTAGTAAG CTAACCAAATCTGATGATGGAGGAGATGAGACAGAGGTTGTGAAGGAAACCTATGAGACAAACCAGCTTAGTGAAGAGTTTGGGAAGAGTAGGATTGATCTCGGTGAAAAGGAAGCTCTTCTGAAGGAGATTGCAGAGCTTAAGAGCAAGCTGCAGCCTACTAAATCAACAGAGAACCTGAGATCATCTTTGCTACTAAGGTCCTTTCAAATGAGGAAAAGCACTGACCTAACGAGAAACGCTGAGAACAACAGTGATGGTCTAGAGGAGGAACGTGAAAGGTGGACAGAAATGGAGAGTGAATGGATATCTTTGACAGATGATCTAAGAACGGATATCGATAGCCACCGTAGACACGCAGAAGATCTGGAGATGGAGCTCAGAAAAGAGAAAACGGCTACGGAGGAGCTAAACGACGCTCTTGGCAGAGCCATGCTTGGCCACAGTAGATTCATCGAGCAGTACACTGAGCTGCAGGAGAAGTATGATGAGCTAGTTGAGAGGCACCAAGTGACGTTGGCAGGAATCGTTGATGTGAAGAAAGCAGCGGCTAAAGCTGCCGTAAAAGGTCGAGATGGGAAGCGTTTTGCAAAGGCCTTTTCAGCTGAGCTTACTGCCATTAGAGCTgagaaggagaaagaaagagagttCTTGAAAAAGGAGAACAAGGGCCTTAAGATTCAGCTGCGAGATACCGCTGAAGCTGTCCAAGCTGCTGGAGAGTTACTGATCAGACTCCGAGAAGCTGAGCAATATGTACAATCTGCCGAG GAACGTTTCAGTTTACTTGAAGAAGAGAATGCAAAGTTAAAGATGCAGATGGAGAAGTTAAAGGATAAGCACAAGACAGAGATGGGCACAATGAAGCAATATCTTGCAGAAAGCAAATTGCCAGGGTCTGCATTACAGCCATGGTTTAAggagaatgaagaagaagatgaaacagaACACAGAACCGGTTTGGTCAAGGAGAATGAAGAATATGAAACAGAGCGCAGAACCGGTGGTGTGGTCAGCTATGACGATTATGCAGACGATCAGGCCTGGAGAGCTGAGTTTGGTGCCATATATCAAGACCATCAGTACTGA
- the LOC108842118 gene encoding uncharacterized protein LOC108842118 isoform X2, whose translation MDPPSTQMTCVLRLDTETSGWDKSMHKLFKGVQDVTYTIDATRGLVYLSGRASPEIVLRIRKAKKHAKLIHMDYGHVIPPPYNPPNPFETVPITYNNYQNTWPPSPYPPMYQPTAPPSPMTQYMNYHQDPNIQQPHPMAFPYNYYPYYVPEVLHSPPPYIPTRDGVTGEQQCRIL comes from the exons ATGGATCCTCCTTCAACTCAAATg ACTTGCGTTCTAAGGCTGGATACTGAGACTAGTGGATGGGACAAATCTATGCATAAGCTTTTTAAGGGCGTTCAAG ATGTGACATACACAATCGATGCAACAAGAGGATTAGTTTATCTATCAGGAAGAGCCAGCCCTGAGATTGTTCTAAGGATTCGTAAAGCGAAGAAACACGCAAAGTTAATCCACATGGATTATGGTCACGTTATTCCTCCTCCCTACAACCCTCCTAATCCTTTCGAAACCGTACCTATCACATACAATAATTACCAAAATACATGGCCACCATCGCCGTATCCGCCGATGTACCAGCCAACGGCGCCGCCGTCTCCGATGACGCAGTATATGAACTACCATCAAGACCCCAATATCCAACAACCTCATCCTATGGCGTTTCCGTATAACTATTATCCGTACTACGTACCGGAGGTGCTTCACTCTCCACCTCCGTATATACCGACGCGAGACGGCGTCACCGGCGAGCAGCAGTGTCGTATCTTGTGA
- the LOC108841522 gene encoding probable serine/threonine-protein kinase WNK11 isoform X2 gives MLPCATSEPLDKDSEPFVETDPTGRYGRYDELLGSGAVKKVYRAFDQEEGIEVAWNQVKLRCFSDDTAMLERLYSEVRLLKSLKNTNIIALYKVWRDERSNTLNFITEICTSGNLREYRKKHRHVSMKALKKWSKQILKGLVYLHTHDPCIIHRDLNCSNVFVNGNIGQVKIGDLGLAATVGKNHLAHSILGTPEFMAPELYEEYYTELVDVYSYGMCVLELVSLEIPYSECDSVAKIYRKVISGVKPEALSKVKDVEAKAFIEKCIADKKLRPSAAELLRDPFFDGIVDDDEEVENNDNGGTGRTVS, from the exons ATGCTTCCTTGTGCGACCTCCGAACCTTTAGATAAGGACTCCGAGCCTTTCGTGGAAACAGATCCAACCGGTAGATACGGCCGTTACGACGAGCTACTCGGCTCAGGCGCCGTCAAAAAAGTCTACAGGGCCTTCGACCAAGAAGAAGGCATCGAAGTCGCGTGGAACCAAGTCAAGCTGAGATGTTTCTCCGACGACACAGCCATGCTCGAGAGGCTCTACTCTGAGGTCAGGCTGCTCAAGAGCCTCAAGAACACTAACATCATCGCCTTGTACAAGGTCTGGAGAGACGAGAGGAGCAACACCTTGAACTTCATCACCGAGATTTGTACCTCCGGGAACCTGAGAGAGTACAGGAAGAAGCATAGACACGTGTCCATGAAAGCTTTGAAGAAGTGGTCTAAGCAGATACTCAAAGGGTTGGTTTATCTCCACACCCATGACCCTTGCATCATCCATAGAGACCTCAACTGCAGCAACGTGTTCGTCAATGGAAACATCGGCCAG GTTAAGATTGGTGATCTTGGGTTAGCTGCAACCGTGGGGAAGAACCATTTAGCTCACTCGATCCTCGGGACACCAGAGTTCATGGCTCCTGAGCTGTACGAGGAGTATTACACGGAGTTGGTTGACGTTTACTCGTACGGGATGTGTGTTTTGGAGCTCGTGTCGCTCGAGATTCCATACAGCGAATGCGACAGCGTGGCCAAGATATACAGAAAGGTGATCAGTGGAGTCAAACCAGAGGCTCTGAGCAAAGTAAAGGATGTGGAGGCTAAGGCCTTTATTGAGAAGTGCATTGCGGATAAAAAGTTGAGACCTTCTGCAGCTGAGCTTCTTCGTGACCCATTCTTTGATGGGAtagttgatgatgatgaagaagtaGAAAACAATGACAATGGTGGAACTGGTCGTACTGTTTCTTGA
- the LOC108841522 gene encoding probable serine/threonine-protein kinase WNK11 isoform X1, protein MMLPCATSEPLDKDSEPFVETDPTGRYGRYDELLGSGAVKKVYRAFDQEEGIEVAWNQVKLRCFSDDTAMLERLYSEVRLLKSLKNTNIIALYKVWRDERSNTLNFITEICTSGNLREYRKKHRHVSMKALKKWSKQILKGLVYLHTHDPCIIHRDLNCSNVFVNGNIGQVKIGDLGLAATVGKNHLAHSILGTPEFMAPELYEEYYTELVDVYSYGMCVLELVSLEIPYSECDSVAKIYRKVISGVKPEALSKVKDVEAKAFIEKCIADKKLRPSAAELLRDPFFDGIVDDDEEVENNDNGGTGRTVS, encoded by the exons ATG ATGCTTCCTTGTGCGACCTCCGAACCTTTAGATAAGGACTCCGAGCCTTTCGTGGAAACAGATCCAACCGGTAGATACGGCCGTTACGACGAGCTACTCGGCTCAGGCGCCGTCAAAAAAGTCTACAGGGCCTTCGACCAAGAAGAAGGCATCGAAGTCGCGTGGAACCAAGTCAAGCTGAGATGTTTCTCCGACGACACAGCCATGCTCGAGAGGCTCTACTCTGAGGTCAGGCTGCTCAAGAGCCTCAAGAACACTAACATCATCGCCTTGTACAAGGTCTGGAGAGACGAGAGGAGCAACACCTTGAACTTCATCACCGAGATTTGTACCTCCGGGAACCTGAGAGAGTACAGGAAGAAGCATAGACACGTGTCCATGAAAGCTTTGAAGAAGTGGTCTAAGCAGATACTCAAAGGGTTGGTTTATCTCCACACCCATGACCCTTGCATCATCCATAGAGACCTCAACTGCAGCAACGTGTTCGTCAATGGAAACATCGGCCAG GTTAAGATTGGTGATCTTGGGTTAGCTGCAACCGTGGGGAAGAACCATTTAGCTCACTCGATCCTCGGGACACCAGAGTTCATGGCTCCTGAGCTGTACGAGGAGTATTACACGGAGTTGGTTGACGTTTACTCGTACGGGATGTGTGTTTTGGAGCTCGTGTCGCTCGAGATTCCATACAGCGAATGCGACAGCGTGGCCAAGATATACAGAAAGGTGATCAGTGGAGTCAAACCAGAGGCTCTGAGCAAAGTAAAGGATGTGGAGGCTAAGGCCTTTATTGAGAAGTGCATTGCGGATAAAAAGTTGAGACCTTCTGCAGCTGAGCTTCTTCGTGACCCATTCTTTGATGGGAtagttgatgatgatgaagaagtaGAAAACAATGACAATGGTGGAACTGGTCGTACTGTTTCTTGA
- the LOC108840523 gene encoding receptor-like protein 31: MAPLVSLLVILLTVSLAESKTFWGDVAALKEFKNSVDTNSMTPGSCLSSWDFTLDPCDNLSGETFTCGFSCDAVVSGSGRVTELILDQAGYSGSLTSVSFNFPYLQTLELSGNYFSGPLPHSLSNLTRLTGLFLSANSFSGSIPASLGSMPLLEELLLDNNILNGSVPTSFNRLSRLKRLEIQQNKISGELPDLSPLENLNYLDASDNRISGPVPSSLPGSLAQISMRNNLMEGTLPESFRNLTSLEVIDLSHNKLNGSIPSFIFTHHPTPQQLTLSFNGFTSIDSPRYYSPSGLPSELISVDLSYNQIRGPLPLFMGLLPKLSALSLENNSFSVFGERKTDQNNGKIIRRFLQVVPRRH; the protein is encoded by the coding sequence ATGGCTCCTCTCGTTTCTCTTCTTGTTATACTCCTCACTGTTTCTTTAGCAGAGTCCAAGACTTTCTGGGGTGACGTGGCAGCTCTTAAAGAGTTCAAGAACTCCGTCGACACCAACTCCATGACCCCCGGCTCTTGCCTCAGCTCCTGGGACTTCACCCTCGATCCCTGCGACAATTTATCCGGCGAGACATTCACCTGCGGCTTCAGCTGCGACGCCGTCGTCTCCGGATCGGGTCGGGTCACGGAGCTCATCCTCGACCAAGCCGGTTACTCAGGCTCCCTCACCTCCGTCTCATTCAACTTCCCTTACCTCCAAACCCTCGAACTCTCCGGCAACTACTTCTCCGGTCCACTTCCCCACTCCCTCTCCAACCTCACGCGCCTCACGGGCCTCTTCCTCTCCGCAAACTCCTTCTCAGGCTCCATACCCGCTTCCCTCGGGTCAATGCCCCTTCTAGAAGAGCTCCTCCTCGACAACAACATCCTCAACGGCTCCGTTCCGACAAGTTTCAACCGTCTCTCCCGCTTAAAACGGTTAGAAATCCAGCAGAACAAAATCTCCGGCGAACTCCCCGATCTGAGCCCTCTCGAGAACCTGAACTACCTCGACGCGAGCGATAACCGGATCTCCGGTCCGGTCCCGTCGTCGTTACCCGGTTCACTAGCCCAAATCTCGATGCGTAACAACCTCATGGAAGGAACGTTACCAGAGAGCTTCAGAAACTTAACCTCTCTCGAAGTGATCGATCTCAGCCACAACAAACTCAACGGCTCGATCCCATCGTTCATCTTCACTCATCATCCAACTCCCCAACAGCTAACTCTCTCCTTCAACGGCTTCACTTCTATAGACTCTCCTCGCTACTACTCGCCCTCGGGTCTCCCCAGCGAGCTAATCTCCGTGGACCTCAGCTACAACCAGATCAGAGGCCCGTTACCTCTCTTCATGGGCCTGTTACCGAAGCTCTCGGCTCTGTCTTTGGAGAACAACAGCTTCTCTGTCTTTGGAGAACGAAAGACTGATCAAAACAATGGCAAAATCATACGCCGTTTTCTTCAGGTTGTTCCGAGACGCCATTAG